A single genomic interval of Lathyrus oleraceus cultivar Zhongwan6 chromosome 7, CAAS_Psat_ZW6_1.0, whole genome shotgun sequence harbors:
- the LOC127108036 gene encoding uncharacterized protein LOC127108036, whose translation MSVEDLPLKEANVLKGHEGGVLAARFNSDGNYILSCGKDRTIRLWNPHRGIHIKTYKSHGREVRDVHVTSDNSKLCSCGGDRQVFYWDVATGRVIRKFRGHDGEVNGVKFNEYSSVVVSAGYDQSLRAWDCRSHSTEPIQVIDTFADSVMSVCLTKTEIIGGSVDGTVRTFDIRIGREISDSLGQPVNCISMSNDGNCILAGCLDSTVRLLDRTTGELLQEYKAHTNKSYKLDCCLTNTDAHVTGGSEDGFVYFWDLVDASVVSKFRAHASVVTSVSYHPKENCMITSSVDGTIRVWKT comes from the exons ATGAGCGTCGAAGATCTTCCGCTGAAGGAGGCGAACGTGCTTAAGGGCCACGAAGGTGGCGTGCTCGCCGCCAGGTTCAACTCCGACGGTAACTATATCCTCAGTTGCGGCAAAGACCGTACCATACGCCTCTGGAATCCTCACCGTGGCATCCATATCAAAACCTATAAATCGCATGGCCGTGAAGTTCGCGACGTCCACGTTACGTC GGACAACTCCAAGTTATGTTCCTGTGGTGGAGATAGGCAGGTTTTCTATTGGGATGTTGCTACTGGACGTGTAATAAGAAAGTTTCGTGGCCATGATGGTGAG GTAAATGGTGTAAAATTCAACGAGTATTCATCTGTTGTAGTCTCAGCAGGCTATGATCAATCATTGCGCGCTTGGGACTGCAGATCCCACAGCACTGAGCCAATACAG GTTATTGACACATTTGCAGACAGTGTGATGTCTGTTTGTTTAACAAAAACTGAAATTATTGGAGGAAGTGTTGATGGAACTGTTCGGACATTTGATATTCGTATTGGCAG AGAAATATCTGATAGCTTAGGGCAACCTGTCAACTGTATATCGATGTCAAATGATGGCAACTGCATCCTAGCCGGTTGCTTAGACTCTACTGTGCGTCTTTTGGACAG AACCACAGGTGAACTGTTACAAGAATATAAAGCTCACACTAATAAG TCATACAAATTGGATTGCTGCCTTACTAATACGGATGCTCATGTAACTGGTGGCTCTGAGGATGGCTTCGTCTATTTCTGGGATCTTGTAGATGCATCTGTTGTGTCAAAATTCAGGGCTCATGCCTCAGTG GTAACAAGTGTAAGTTATCACCCAAAGGAAAACTGCATGATAACTTCATCGGTAGATGGCACTATTAGGGTATGGAAGACATAA